From the Brassica napus cultivar Da-Ae chromosome A8, Da-Ae, whole genome shotgun sequence genome, one window contains:
- the LOC106428098 gene encoding uncharacterized protein LOC106428098, translating into MATESICLNPLSFARLTKNPSNQFRKRRNLSCRTRRSRFGAICSKTSDYQDYQSYARPLRLLPAEEVKVSIAKNPSLTVTKSQSLYKVKLQTSNVFGSGISDMNARVLICLIDDKGDSVLQTIPATLSSNDESFKFQRGSVDEFTFLGPELGKIRAFWISLESGQWRVGGVSLWVVKGPVPGETNVEEAYCYRYDFEVDEILLGESSDLSMVELRPSRITELTDSDQLSSSSAQNLDRTVVSNEESMEEYENLKLSLLLYDALLILLGSSLVSFSLGENSAIAFFFGGTVGFLYLLLLQRSVDELQVPGSSSSSENSSQILSGRVKIPVLSLALAIGLSVLAVRGYNPTAFAVTPRDIVVGTLGFLVCKVAVVLAAFKPLKDGS; encoded by the exons ATGGCGACGGAATCAATTTGCCTTAACCCTTTATCTTTCGCGAGGTTAACGAAAAACCCATCAAATCAATTTCGTAAAAGGAGAAACCTTTCCTGTCGAACTCGTCGTTCTCGATTCGGTGCAATCTGCTCGAAGACATCCGATTATCAAG ATTACCAGAGCTATGCAAGACCTTTGCGTCTCTTACCAGCAGAAGAAGTGAAAGTTTCTATTGCAAAGAACCCATCCTTAACTGTGACCAAATCTCAATCTCTTTATAAGGTGAAGCTGCAGACAAGTAACGTGTTCGGCTCAGGGATCAGCGACATGAATGCTAGAGTTCTTATCTGCTTGATAGACGACAAGGGCGACTCAGTGTTACAGACAATACCTGCAACTTTGTCAAGCAATGATGAAAGCTTCAAGTTTCAGAGAGGCTCCGTTGATGAGTTCACGTTTCTAGGGCCGGAACTCGGCAAGATCAGAGCTTTTTGGATCAGCCTTGAGTCTG GACAATGGAGAGTTGGAGGAGTGAGCTTGTGGGTTGTTAAAGGACCTGTTCCTGGAGAGACCAATGTAGAAGAAGCGTATTGTTACCGATATGATTTTGAAGTCGATGAGATCTTGCTTGGAGAGAGCAGTGACCTGTCAATGGTGGAACTCAGACCTTCACGTATCACTGAACTCACCGACTCCGATCAACTCTCTTCATCTTCAGCTCAGAATCTTGACCGTACAGTTGTTTCCAACGAGGAAAGCATGGAAGAATATGAAAACTTGAAACTCTCTCTGCTTCTCTATGATGCACTTCTCATCCTTTTAGGAAGCTCTCTCGTTTCCTTCTCCCTAGGTGAAAATTCCGCCATTGCTTTCTTCTTCGGTGGAACAGTTGGGTTTCTCTACTTGCTGCTCCTACAGAGATCAGTAGATGAACTTCAAGTACCAggatcttcttcctcatccGAAAACTCCAGTCAAATCCTCAGCGGAAGAGTCAAGATTCCTGTTTTAAGTCTCGCACTGGCCATAGGATTGTCAGTTTTAGCAGTCAGAGGTTACAATCCCACTGCATTTGCAGTCACGCCGAGAGACATTGTGGTGGGGACTTTGGGGTTTCTTGTGTGCAAAGTAGCCGTTGTTTTGGCTGCGTTTAAGCCCTTGAAGGATGGGTCTTAA
- the LOC106443609 gene encoding F-box/kelch-repeat protein At1g55270 — protein MDLSSQRQSPNGSRGFRLQAPLVDSVSCYCRVDSGLKTVVEARKFVPGSKLCIQPDINPNAHRRSKNSKRERTRIQPPLLPGLPDDLAVACLIRVPRSDHRKLRLVCKRWYRLASGNFFYSQRKLLRMSEEWVYVFKRDRDGKISWNTFDPVSQHPQPLPPVPREYSEAVGFGCAVLSGCHLYLFGGKDPLRGSMRRVIFYNARTNKWHRAPDMLRKRHFFGCCVINNCLYVAGGECEGIQRTLRSAEVYDPNKNRWSFVADMSTAMVPLIGVVYDKKWFLKGLGSHQQVMSEAYDPESNSWSPVSDGMVTGWRNPCTSLNGRLYGLDCRDGCKLRVFDETTDSWNKFMDSKVHLGNSKALEAAALVPLNNKLCIIRNNMSMSLVDVSNPDKNNPRVWENIAVKGQSKGILSNIWSSIAGRAVKSHIVHCQVLQA, from the exons ATGGATCTATCTTCTCAACGCCAATCCCCAAATGGGTCCAGAGGCTTTCGCCTCCAAGCTCCATTG GTGGACTCTGTTTCTTGCTACTGCAGAGTAGACTCAGGTCTCAAGACCGTAGTGGAAGCAAGAAAGTTCGTTCCTGGCTCAAAGCTCTGTATCCAACCTGACATCAACCCCAACGCTCACCGCCGCAGCAAGAACTCTAAGCGTGAGAGAACAAGAATCCAACCTCCGCTTCTCCCCGGCCTCCCTGACGACCTAGCCGTCGCTTGCCTCATCCGTGTCCCTCGCTCAGACCATAGGAAACTCAGGCTCGTCTGCAAGAGATGGTACAGGCTTGCTTCCGGCAACTTCTTCTACTCTCAGAGGAAGTTGCTCAGGATGTCTGAAGAATGGGTTTATGTCTTTAAACGTGACCGTGATGGGAAGATCTCTTGGAACACGTTTGATCCCGTCTCTCAGCATCCTCAGCCGCTTCCGCCTGTTCCTAGAGAGTATTCAGAAGCTGTTGGGTTTGGTTGTGCTGTGTTGAGCGGGTGTCATCTTTACTTGTTTGGAGGTAAGGATCCGTTGAGAGGATCAATGAGGAGGGTGATCTTCTATAACGCTAGAACGAACAAGTGGCATAGAGCACCTGATATGCTCAGGAAGAGACACTTTTTTGGCTGTTGTGTTATAAACAACTGCTTGTATGTAGCGGGTGGGGAGTGTGAAGGGATTCAGAGGACGCTACGGTCGGCTGAGGTTTATGATCCGAACAAGAACAGGTGGAGTTTCGTTGCTGATATGAGCACAGCGATGGTGCCTCTTATCGGTGTGGTTTATGACAAGAAGTGGTTTCTCAAGGGTCTTGGGTCTCACCAGCAGGTCATGAGTGAGGCTTATGACCCTGAGAGTAACTCGTGGAGCCCGGTTAGTGATGGAATGGTTACCGGTTGGAGAAACCCGTGTACTTCTCTGAACGGTCGTCTCTATGGATTGGATTGTAGGGATGGATGCAAGCTCAGGGTGTTTGATGAAACTACTGATTCATGGAACAAGTTTATGGACAGTAAAGTTCACTTGGGGAACTCGAAGGCTCTTGAAGCTGCGGCTCTTGTTCCGTTGAACAATAAGCTTTGTATAATCAGGAACAACATGAGCATGAGTCTGGTTGATGTCTCGAATCCTGATAAGAACAATCCTAGGGTGTGGGAGAACATTGCGGTGAAAGGGCAGTCAAAGGGCATTCTCAGTAATATATGGTCGAGTATTGCAGGGAGAGCTGTGAAAAGTCATATTGTGCATTGTCAAGTGCTTCAAGCATGA
- the LOC106443584 gene encoding non-specific lipid transfer protein GPI-anchored 6, whose amino-acid sequence MEKSTRTLMIITIVITSMLVGFGSSDLDQDREECTDQLIALSPCLPYVGGNAKAPTKDCCGGFDQVITKSEKCVCILVKDKDDPNLGLKFNATLAAHIPTLCHITAPNITKCISLLHLSPNSTLAKEFESLGRIEYEGKTNSTSPSHNVKDGTGGGKAEQVKSTGEKKSWLAVELLIFALFSHLLFIIPSFTSSSFI is encoded by the exons ATGGAGAAATCAACTAGAACCCTAATGATCATAACCATCGTGATAACCTCCATGTTGGTAGGGTTTGGAAGCTCAGATCTGGATCAAGACAGAGAAGAGTGTACGGACCAGTTGATAGCACTCTCACCATGTCTCCCATACGTGGGAGGAAACGCAAAGGCTCCAACAAAAGATTGTTGTGGTGGTTTTGATCAGGTTATAACAAAGAGTGAGAAGTGTGTTTGCATATTGGTCAAAGACAAAGATGATCCTAATCTTGGCCTCAAGTTTAACGCAACACTAGCTGCTCATATTCCCACCCTTTGTCATATTACAGCTCCTAACATCACCAAGTGTATTT CGCTTCTGCATTTATCTCCAAACTCGACACTGGCTAAAGAGTTTGAGAGCTTAGGAAGGATTGAATATGAAGGAAAGACCAACTCCACATCTCCTTCACATAATGTTAAAG ATGGGACTGGAGGAGGAAAAGCTGAACAAGTGAAGAGTACTGGAGAGAAGAAGAGTTGGTTGGCTGTTGAGCTTTTAATATTTGCTCTCTTCTCTCATCTTCTCTTCATTATCCCTTCTTTCACGTCTTCCTCCTTTATTTAA